A window of the Motacilla alba alba isolate MOTALB_02 chromosome 17, Motacilla_alba_V1.0_pri, whole genome shotgun sequence genome harbors these coding sequences:
- the ZBTB34 gene encoding zinc finger and BTB domain-containing protein 34 isoform X2, whose product MDDVEICLFDWKSRLLFTSVEMDSSSFIQFDVPEYSNTVLSQLNELRLQGKLCDIIVHIQGQPFRAHKAVLAASSPYFRDHSALSTMSGLSISVIKNPNVFEQLLSFCYTGRMSLQLKDVVSFLTAASFLQMQCVIDKCTQILESIHSKISVGEVDSVTVGAEENSENRNGVKDSSYFANPIEISPPYCSQVRQSTAGSDLRMETTPGKTLRSRLQEEGHSDRGSSGSISEYEIQIEGDHEQGDVIVRESQIAEVKVKMEKSDRPSCSDSSSLGDDGYHTEMVDGEQVVAVNVGSYGSVLQHVYSFTHASSQATGVSETFGSMSNTSPSRSMLSCFRGGRARQKRVPTGHLHSDVQGLVQGADSESVVSNPGYENSPRERNARGHWYPYNERLICIYCGKSFNQKGSLDRHMRLHMGITPFVCKFCGKKYTRKDQLEYHIRGHTDDKPFRCEICGKCFPFQGTLNQHLRKNHPGVTEVRNRVESPDRTEAFVEQKVDNDASASEAMDSSMEIHAMSNTSD is encoded by the exons ATGGATGATGTTGAGATCTGTTTGTTCGATTGGAAAAGCAG attacTCTTTACATCTGTAGAAATGGACAGCAGCAGTTTCATTCAGTTTGATGTGCCAGAGTACAGCAACACTGTTCTGAGCCAGCTGAACGAACTCCGCCTGCAAGGGAAACTCTGTGACATAATCGTGCACATTCAGGGTCAGCCGTTCCGTGCCCATAAAGCTGTCTTAGCTGCCAGTTCTCCGTATTTCCGCGACCATTCAGCGTTAAGCACCATGAGTGGCCTATCTATATCAGTAATTAAAAACCCCAATGTTTTTGAAcagttgctttctttttgttacACTGGAAGGATGTCTTTGCAACTGAAGGACGTTGTCAGTTTTCTGACTGCAGCTAGCTTTCTACAGATGCAGTGTGTCATTGACAAGTGCACACAGATACTGGAAAGTATTCATTCAAAGATCAGTGTTGGTGAAGTTGATTCTGTTACTGTTGGTGctgaagaaaattcagagaaTCGTAATGGCGTTAAAGACAGCAGCTACTTTGCCAACCCTATTGAGATATCTCCTCCCTATTGCTCTCAGGTGCGACAGTCAACAGCAGGCAGCGATCTTCGGATGGAAACTACTCCAGGCAAAACTCTTCGTAGTCGTCTGCAAGAAGAAGGGCATTCAGACCGAGGGAGCAGCGGGAGTATCTCTGAATATGAGATTCAGATTGAAGGTGATCATGAGCAAGGAGACGTGATAGTAAGGGAAAGTCAGATTGCAGAGGTGAAAGTTAAAATGGAAAAGTCTGACAGACCAAGCTGCTCTGATAGCTCTTCCCTTGGTGATGATGGATATCACACTGAAATGGTGGATGGAGAGCAAGTGGTGGCGGTAAACGTTGGTTCCTATGGGTCTGTCTTACAACATGTTTATTCATTTACTCATGCCTCATCACAGGCAACAGGTGTGTCAGAAACCTTTGGAAGCATGAGCAATACAAGTCCTTCAAGGTCAATGCTGAGCTGTTTCAGAGGGGGTCGTGCGCGCCAAAAACGAGTACCTACAGGTCACTTGCATAGTGATGTCCAGGGCTTGGTGCAAGGGGCTGACAGTGAATCCGTGGTGAGTAATCCAGGATATGAAAATAGTCCACgggaaagaaatgcaagaggTCATTGGTATCCATACAATGAGAGGCTAATTTGTATTTACTGTGGCAAGTCTTTCAACCAGAAAGGGAGCCTTGATCGACACATGCGATTGCACATGGGAATAACTCCTTTTGTGTGCAAGTTTTGCGGAAAGAAATATACCCGTAAAGACCAGCTTGAGTATCATATCCGTGGTCACACAGATGACAAGCCCTTTCGCTGTGAGATCtgtggaaaatgttttcctttccagggtACACTAAACCAGCACTTGCGAAAAAATCACCCGGGGGTTACAGAAGTGAGAAACAGGGTTGAGTCTCCAGACAGAACAGAAGCGTTTGTGGAACAGAAAGTCGATAATGATGCTTCAGCTTCTGAAGCCATGGATTCTAGTATGGAAATTCATGCAATGTCTAACACATCTGATTAA